The genomic segment CGGCCTTCTCGGTCTGCACCTCCAGCACCAGATGAATGCCACCGCGCAGGTCCAGGCCGAGGGGAATCGGATCGCTTGGCAGGAAGGACTTCCACCACTGCGGCAGCTCGCCACCGGTAAAGCTCGGTACCAGTGCCATGATGCCGATCAGCACGCTGGCCGCGATGGTCAGCAGCCGCAACAACAGTCCCCGGTCCACTCTTCAGTCCTCCTTCTTCTTGCGGCCGGCCTTGTCCACGGCGGCGATCTTGCTCCGATCCTGCTGGACGACCACGCGCGGCGAGCCGCTGATCTCCAGGCTGACGTCGTTCTCGCGCAGCTCGACGATCTTGCCGTAGATGCCGCCGTTGGTGACGACGCGGTCGCCGATGGCCAGGTCCGCCAGCATCTGCTCGTGCTCTCGGGCTTTTTGCTGCTGCGGGCGAATGAGCAGGAAATAGAAGACGCCGAGAATGAGGACGAGCGGGATGAGCTGCGTGAAGGCATCTGCGCCGGGCGCCTGGGCCAGCACCAGCTCGACGGCTGGCGGCGCATTCATCTCCAGGGCCAGCTCTGGCGCGCTAAGCATCGGTACCTCCTCGATAACGAGCACGGAAGGCCGTGCGGAACCCGTCGTACGCGTTCGCGGCCAGCGCAGCGCGTATGTCGGCCATCAGGCGTTGGTAGAAACGTACGTTGTGCAAGCTGCAGAGGATGGCTCCGAGCATCTCTCCGCGCTTTGCGAGGTGGTGAAGGTAACCGCGCG from the Candidatus Limnocylindrales bacterium genome contains:
- the yajC gene encoding preprotein translocase subunit YajC — translated: MLSAPELALEMNAPPAVELVLAQAPGADAFTQLIPLVLILGVFYFLLIRPQQQKAREHEQMLADLAIGDRVVTNGGIYGKIVELRENDVSLEISGSPRVVVQQDRSKIAAVDKAGRKKKED